One Poecilia reticulata strain Guanapo linkage group LG4, Guppy_female_1.0+MT, whole genome shotgun sequence genomic window carries:
- the gorab gene encoding RAB6-interacting golgin, which yields MSGWAGFSEAELRRIQQKDSAGPSAAPRGRKPPTSSRNRQQMQRERALQLAGSQTLPPGQQLSTPPLTMESQPPDQTGAAAAGQDKQQKPANMKQNKEHLPTAEEGKKEEVPVVKELEKQEVEMREKTRLEQLQQEQKVIEERNKLTKALLAKTIAEKSKQTQAEAVKLRRIQKELQALDDMVSSDIGILRGRIEQASWDYSAARKRYEKAEAEYVAAKLDLHRKTDVKEQLTEHLYAIIQQNELRKACKLQQLMQELQLQEELQQQREEEQSQAAAATAEPQRNGSGEAAAPSAPGGTKALQQEALDQLNTEPDCKRSENCDVARPLTS from the exons ATGAGCGGCTGGGCGGGTTTTTCTGAAGCGGAGCTGCGGAGAATCCAGcagaaag ACTCCGCTGGCCCTTCTGCCGCTCCCCGCGGTAGGAAGCCTCCGACATCCAGCCGGAACCGGCAACAGATGCAGCGGGAGAGAGCGCTTCAGTTAGCCGGCTCACAGACCCTCCCGCCGGGGCAACAGCTCAGCACACCACCGCTGACAATGGAAAGTCAGCCTCCTGACCagacaggagctgctgctgccggaCAGgacaagcagcagaaacccgCTAACATGAAGCAGAATAAGGAACATCTCCCGACagcagaggaggggaaaaaggaGGAGGTTCCTGTGGTGAAAGAGCTGGAGAAGCAGGAGGTGGAGAT GAGAGAAAAGACGCgtctggagcagctgcagcaggagcagaaagTCATCGAGGAGAGAAACAAGCTGACCAAAGCTCTTCTGGCTAAAACAATCGCTGAGAA GTCCAAACAGACCCAAGCCGAGGCGGTGAAGCTGAGGCGGATCCAGAAGGAGCTGCAGGCGCTCGACGACATGGTGTCCAGCGACATCGGCATCCTGCGGGGCCGGATAGAGCAGGCCAGCTGGGACTACAGCGCCGCCAG GAAGCGTTATGAGAAGGCCGAGGCCGAGTACGTGGCGGCCAAGCTGGACCTGCACAGGAAGACGGACGTGAAGGAGCAGCTGACCGAGCATCTGTACGCCATCATCCAGCAAAACGAGCTGCGCAAAGCCtgcaagctgcagcagctgatgcaggagctgcagctgcaggaggagctgcagcagcagcgggaggaggagcagagccaagccgccgccgccaccgcaGAGCCTCAGAGGAACGGCAGCGGTGAGGCGGCAGCGCCATCAGCCCCCGGCGGCACCAAGGCGctccagcaggaggcgctggaCCAACTGAATACAGAACCAGACTGTAAACGGTCAGAAAACTGTGACGTGGctcgacctttgacctcctga